A single window of Malus sylvestris chromosome 5, drMalSylv7.2, whole genome shotgun sequence DNA harbors:
- the LOC126623315 gene encoding MDIS1-interacting receptor like kinase 2-like: MKALPKLPAPFLLLLLLHILFLVLALLPLKAASSPAAQAEALIAWKSSFSSPPPPSLDTWAHANLKNICNWTAISCNPITKTVSQIDLSNLNISATLTQFNFTPFSNLTHFNLNANNFSGPVPSAIGTLSKLKTLDLGNNLFTQEIPEEIGLLTNVDYLSVFNNNLSGSIPYQLSNLQKVQFLLLGANYLETPDWSKFTSMPLLQYLDIYLNNLDSNFPDKFVSGCKNLTFLDLSQNSLTGEIPESAFTNMGKLEYLNLTNNQFQGALPAGFLKLKHLHLALNRFSGPIPEDIGLVSRLQRIDLLTNSLEGEIPSSIGQLRELQYLDLRNNSLNSSIPFKLGFCTNLTYLALASNFLTGELPLSLSGLTNIVELGLSGNLLSGPIPPSLLSNWTEMVSLQLQNNSFSGSIPPEIGLLTKLSVLYLYQNKFTSSIPSEIGNLKDIADLDLSGNQLSGPIPMTMWSLTNLQSLQLFSNNLIGTIPTEIGNMVSLATFDVNTNELEGELPKNISLLTNLQSFSVFTNKLSGGIPSDFGKYSPGLAYVSFSNNSFSGELPPELCSGFGLQVFTVNNNNLIGSLPECLRNCSALSRVRFDGNQFTGNITNAFGVHPSLEFIALTDNQFVGTLSPQWGECRNITDMRMGRNKISGQIPPELTKLTQLHYLSLESNEFSGQIPNGIGNLTLLFTLNLSRNHLTGSIPKSLGTLSKLELLDLSDNSFMGDIPIDPGTFDKLTSLNLSHNNLSGNIPAEIGNLELRYLLDLSSNSLSGQIPSNLAKLTQLEVLNVSNNRLSGAIPSSFTNMLSLNSYDFSYNHLTGAVPSSGIFQKAPANAFAWNPGLCGALEGLTACGSSGKKSNTNTNKILIGVFVPVCGLLLIAAAISLILIFRKKPKPLDVETKSSKSESFESNIWEREVKFTFGEIVKATEDFDEKYCIGKGGFGTVYKAELLSGQIVAVKRLNISDSSDIPATNRQSFENEIKTLTHVRHRNIIRLFGFCSRRSSMFLVYEYLERGSLGKALYDADRGPELDWGTRVKIVQGLAHALSYLHNDCSPPVVHRDVSINNVLLEWDFEPRLSDFGTAKLLSSDSTNWTNVAGSYGYMAPELAFTMRVTDKSDVYSFGVVALEIVMGRHPGEMLESLSESSKTLKGDAELLLKDVLDQRLEPPTSELAEAVAFVVTLALACAREHPELRPTMRHVAQELSARTLPYLSEPFSALTINKLTGHQK; the protein is encoded by the exons ATGAAAGCACTTCCCAAGCTTCCTGCTCCTTTTCTCCTCCTCCTGCTCCTCCACATTCTCTTCCTCGTCCTCGCCCTTCTTCCATTGAAGGCAGCCTCCTCACCAGCAGCACAAGCAGAAGCACTTATAGCCTGGAAAAGCAGCTTTTCCTCACCCCCACCACCTTCTCTGGATACATGGGCACATGCAAACCTCAAAAACATCTGCAACTGGACAGCCATTTCTTGCAACCCCATCACCAAAACAGTTTCCCAGATAGACCTCTCCAACCTCAATATCTCAGCAACCCTAACCCAGTTCAACTTCACCCCATTTTCCAACCTCACCCATTTCAACCTCAATGCCAACAATTTCAGTGGGCCCGTCCCATCCGCCATTGGAACCCTCTCAAAGCTCAAAACTTTGGACCTGGGAAACAACCTTTTCACCCAAGAAATCCCTGAGGAAATAGGGCTGTTGACCAACGTTGACTATCTCAGCGTCTTCAACAACAACCTCTCTGGTTCAATCCCTTACCAGCTCAGCAACCTCCAAAAGGTACAATTTTTGCTTCTGGGTGCAAATTATTTAGAAACCCCTGACTGGTCAAAATTTACAAGCATGCCCCTTTTGCAATACCTTGACATTTATCTCAACAATCTGGATTCTAATTTCCCAGATAAATTTGTATCTGGTTGCAAGAACTTAACTTTTCTGGATTTATCTCAAAATTCATTGACTGGTGAAATCCCAGAAAGTGCTTTTACCAATATGGGAAAGCTTGAGTATCTCAATCTTACTAATAACCAATTCCAAGGAGCATTGCCAGCAGGCTTTCTTAAGCTTAAACATCTTCATTTGGCTCTGAACCGGTTCAGTGGTCCGATTCCTGAGGATATTGGGCTGGTTTCTCGGCTGCAGAGAATTGATTTGCTTACCAATTCACTTGAAGGGGAAATCCCATCTTCCATAGGACAACTTAGAGAGCTACAATACCTTGATCTTAGAAACAATTCATTGAACTCTTCGATCCCTTTCAAGCTTGGTTTTTGTACTAATCTCACTTACTTGGCATTGGCTTCCAATTTCCTCACTGGGGAGCTGCCTCTGTCCTTGTCTGGTCTGACCAACATTGTTGAATTGGGTTTATCTGGGAACTTGTTATCCGGTCCAATCCCGCCTTCTCTGCTCTCCAATTGGACTGAAATGGTCTCTTTGCAACTCCAGAACAATAGCTTCAGTGGGAGCATTCCACCCGAAATTGGTCTGTTGACGAAACTCAGTGTCCTGTACCTGTACCAAAATAAGTTCACTTCCTCAATTCCATCGGAGATTGGAAACTTGAAAGACATCGCGGATTTGGATCTTTCCGGGAACCAGCTATCCGGGCCAATTCCTATGACAATGTGGAGTCTCACCAATCTTCAAAGCTTGCAACTTTTCTCCAACAATCTTATCGGGACAATCCCCACGGAGATTGGTAACATGGTGTCACTGGCTACCTTTGATGTCAACACGAACGAACTGGAGGGAGAGTTGCCAAAGAACATTTCTCTCCTCACAAACCTGCAGAGTTTTTCTGTTTTCACGAATAAGTTATCGGGTGGCATTCCGAGCGATTTTGGGAAGTACAGTCCTGGTCTTGCATATGTTAGCTTTTCAAACAACAGCTTCTCCGGAGAGTTGCCACCGGAGTTGTGCAGCGGATTCGGTTTGCAAGTTTTCACAGTGAACAATAACAATCTCATAGGGTCTTTGCCTGAGTGCTTGAGGAATTGTTCAGCATTGTCTAGAGTCCGGTTTGATGGGAACCAATTTACCGGGAACATTACAAATGCATTTGGTGTTCATCCCAGTCTTGAATTCATTGCTCTTACCGACAACCAGTTTGTTGGTACACTCTCACCACAGTGGGGAGAATGCAGAAACATCACGGATATGCGTATGGGTAGAAATAAAATTTCGGGTCAAATCCCGCCTGAGCTTACGAAGTTGACTCAACTGCATTATCTGAGCTTAGAGTCTAATGAATTCAGTGGGCAGATTCCTAATGGAATAGGAAATCTGACTTTGCTATTCACGCTCAATCTTAGCAGGAACCATTTGACAGGATCAATCCCCAAGAGTCTAGGCACATTGAGTAAGCTTGAGcttcttgatttgtccgataaCAGTTTCATGGGAGACATACCAATTGATCCTGGCACATTCGACAAATTAACGAGCTTGAACTTGAGCCACAACAATTTATCAGGTAATATCCCGGCTGAGATTGGCAACTTAGAGTTGAGGTACTTATTGGATCTTAGTAGCAATTCTCTCTCCGGACAAATACCTTCAAACTTGGCCAAGCTCACACAGTTGGAGGTTCTCAATGTCTCAAACAACCGTCTCTCGGGGGCAATCCCATCATCATTTACCAACATGCTTAGTCTAAATAGCTATGACTTCTCTTATAACCACTTGACAGGTGCAGTGCCGAGCAGTGGCATTTTCCAAAAGGCACCTGCAAATGCCTTTGCTTGGAACCCTGGCTTGTGTGGAGCTTTAGAGGGACTAACTGCCTGCGGTTCCTCCGGAAAGAAGTCCAATACGAACACCAACAAAATTCTGATTGGTGTCTTTGTACCTGTTTGTGGTTTATTATTGATTGCAGCTGCCATTTCTCTGATTCTCATATTCCGAAAGAAGCCTAAGCCGCTTGATGTGGAAACCAAGAGTTCCAAATCTGAAAGCTTTGAGTCTAACATATGGGAAAGAGAAGTGAAGTTTACATTTGGGGAAATCGTCAAGGCCACGGAGGACTTTGATGAGAAGTACTGCATTGGAAAAGGAGGATTCGGAACGGTGTACAAAGCAGAGTTGCTATCGGGCCAAATTGTTGCAGTTAAGAGGCTTAACATATCCGACTCTAGTGACATTCCAGCAACAAATCGGCAGAGTTTTGAGAacgaaatcaaaactttgacGCATGTCAGGCACCGGAACATCATTAGGCTTTTCGGGTTCTGTTCAAGGAGGAGTTCCATGTTCTTGGTTTATGAGTATTTAGAGAGAGGCAGCCTGGGAAAAGCATTGTATGACGCGGACAGAGGCCCTGAGCTTGACTGGGGTACAAGGGTGAAAATTGTGCAAGGACTAGCTCATGCACTCTCTTACTTGCACAATGATTGTTCTCCACCCGTTGTGCACCGGGATGTTTCTATCAACAATGTATTGCTCGAGTGGGATTTCGAGCCTCGGCTATCAGATTTTGGAACAGCAAAACTCTTGAGCTCGGATTCAACCAATTGGACCAACGTTGCTGGTTCTTATGGCTACATGGCACCAG AGCTTGCATTTACTATGCGTGTCACAGATAAGAGCGATGTGTATAGCTTTGGAGTGGTGGCACTAGAAATTGTGATGGGAAGGCACCCGGGGGAAATGCTCGAGTCCTTATCAGAATCATCAAAAACATTGAAGGGAGATGCAGAGTTGCTTTTAAAAGATGTATTAGACCAAAGGCTAGAGCCTCCAACTTCTGAATTGGCGGAGGCAGTGGCGTTTGTGGTCACCTTAGCATTGGCCTGCGCTCGTGAACATCCGGAGTTGCGACCCACAATGCGTCACGTAGCACAAGAGCTATCAGCTCGGACACTGCCTTACCTCTCCGAACCATTTAGTGCATTAACCATCAACAAACTAACCGGGCATCAAAAATAG
- the LOC126622442 gene encoding uncharacterized protein LOC126622442 isoform X2 has product MKTLTVGTNIGFSYFLAPFVWDLIFLFWVFLYSRYDLHSGIHDSIGNHNDISMCVGYSYETTTNPGSFNNSVAGQQDNIFIISNFKSKYPVLQLDLRLISVLVVVIVSATCGGIAFACAGQPTDTYIHKFSGPLIFERASHQEKIKNVMFFCVVSLWQANWDQSQRALHVYHFQGETRMGVEVERLHGTDSKIIQKDEKKI; this is encoded by the exons ATGAAAACGCTCACCGTTGGGACTAATATAggtttctcatattttcttgcACCATTTGTGTGggatttaattttccttttctggGTTTTCTTATACTCAAGGTACGATTTACATTCTGGAATTCATGATTCAATTGGAAACCACAATGACATATCAATGTGTGTTGGATATTCATACGAAACAA CTACTAATCCTGGAAGTTTCAATAACAGCGTCGCTGGCCAGCAG gaCAATATCTTCataatatcaaattttaaatcaaaatatcCAGTGCTGCAACTAGACTTGAG ATTAATATCAGTTTTGGTTGTTGTTATTGTATCTGCAACCTGTGGTGGCATTGCCTTTGCTTGCGCTGGACAACCGACTGATACATACATTCATAA GTTTTCTGGACCCCTGATTTTTGAACGTGCAAGTCATCAAGAGAAAATCAAGAAT GTTATGTTCTTCTGTGTCGTTAGTCTATGGCAAGCGAATTGGGACCAGTCTCAAAGAGCTCTGCATGTTTACCATTTCCAAG GGGAAACGAGGATGGGGGTTGAAGTCGAACGCTTGCATGGGACAGATTCCAAGATTATTCA gaaagatgaaaaaaaaatatga
- the LOC126622442 gene encoding uncharacterized protein LOC126622442 isoform X1, with translation MKTLTVGTNIGFSYFLAPFVWDLIFLFWVFLYSRYDLHSGIHDSIGNHNDISMCVGYSYETTTNPGSFNNSVAGQQDNIFIISNFKSKYPVLQLDLRLISVLVVVIVSATCGGIAFACAGQPTDTYIHKFSGPLIFERASHQEKIKNVMFFCVVSLWQANWDQSQRALHVYHFQGETRMGVEVERLHGTDSKIIQDKYESSRKRLKLVKCSLRLIPQLQLLFRRGVLFV, from the exons ATGAAAACGCTCACCGTTGGGACTAATATAggtttctcatattttcttgcACCATTTGTGTGggatttaattttccttttctggGTTTTCTTATACTCAAGGTACGATTTACATTCTGGAATTCATGATTCAATTGGAAACCACAATGACATATCAATGTGTGTTGGATATTCATACGAAACAA CTACTAATCCTGGAAGTTTCAATAACAGCGTCGCTGGCCAGCAG gaCAATATCTTCataatatcaaattttaaatcaaaatatcCAGTGCTGCAACTAGACTTGAG ATTAATATCAGTTTTGGTTGTTGTTATTGTATCTGCAACCTGTGGTGGCATTGCCTTTGCTTGCGCTGGACAACCGACTGATACATACATTCATAA GTTTTCTGGACCCCTGATTTTTGAACGTGCAAGTCATCAAGAGAAAATCAAGAAT GTTATGTTCTTCTGTGTCGTTAGTCTATGGCAAGCGAATTGGGACCAGTCTCAAAGAGCTCTGCATGTTTACCATTTCCAAG GGGAAACGAGGATGGGGGTTGAAGTCGAACGCTTGCATGGGACAGATTCCAAGATTATTCA AGATAAGTATGAAAGTTCTAGGAAGAGATTGAAATTGGTGAAATGCTCACTGAGGCTG ATACCACAACTTCAGTTATTGTTTAGGCGAGGTGTTCTGTTTGTGTGA
- the LOC126622442 gene encoding uncharacterized protein LOC126622442 isoform X3, whose amino-acid sequence MKTLTVGTNIGFSYFLAPFVWDLIFLFWVFLYSRYDLHSGIHDSIGNHNDISMCVGYSYETTTNPGSFNNSVAGQQDNIFIISNFKSKYPVLQLDLRLISVLVVVIVSATCGGIAFACAGQPTDTYIHKFSGPLIFERASHQEKIKNVMFFCVVSLWQANWDQSQRALHVYHFQGLLIKHASLGVIQLYS is encoded by the exons ATGAAAACGCTCACCGTTGGGACTAATATAggtttctcatattttcttgcACCATTTGTGTGggatttaattttccttttctggGTTTTCTTATACTCAAGGTACGATTTACATTCTGGAATTCATGATTCAATTGGAAACCACAATGACATATCAATGTGTGTTGGATATTCATACGAAACAA CTACTAATCCTGGAAGTTTCAATAACAGCGTCGCTGGCCAGCAG gaCAATATCTTCataatatcaaattttaaatcaaaatatcCAGTGCTGCAACTAGACTTGAG ATTAATATCAGTTTTGGTTGTTGTTATTGTATCTGCAACCTGTGGTGGCATTGCCTTTGCTTGCGCTGGACAACCGACTGATACATACATTCATAA GTTTTCTGGACCCCTGATTTTTGAACGTGCAAGTCATCAAGAGAAAATCAAGAAT GTTATGTTCTTCTGTGTCGTTAGTCTATGGCAAGCGAATTGGGACCAGTCTCAAAGAGCTCTGCATGTTTACCATTTCCAAG GACTTTTAATTAAGCATGCATCTTTAGGTGTAATACAATTATATTCTTGA